A segment of the Mangrovimonas sp. YM274 genome:
GGAGCTGCAGCGTCTCGTTATATAGAAGCGAGATTATCCAAATTTGCATTGGATGTTGTTTATAATCCAAAAATTACAGAATGGCAAGCCTCTTATGACGGAAGACGTAAAGAGCCCATAAATTTGCCGGTAATGTTTCCGTTGTTGTTGGCACAGGGAGCCGAAGGTATTGCTGTAGGATTGTCTACTAAAGTATTGCCTCATAACTTTATAGAGCTTATCGATGCATCGGTAAAGCATTTGAAAGGGAAACGTTTTACCATTCTGCCCGATTTTCCGACTGCAGGAATTGCAGATTTCACTAATTATAATGATGGTAACCGCGGTGGTCGTGTTAGGGTAAGAGCTAAGATTTCCCAATACGACAAAAATACACTGGTTATTACAGAGATACCCTTTGGCACCAATACCTCTACTTTAATTGATTCTATCTTAAAAGCAAACGATAAAGGCAAGATAAAAATCAAAAAGATCGAGGATAACACGGCTGCAGAAGTTGAAATTCTAGTGCATTTACCGTCTGGTATTTCACCTGATAAAACCATAGATGCATTATATGCTTTTACCAATTGTGAGATGTCCATTTCTCCTTTAGGATGTGTTATTGAGGATAACAAACCGCTCTTTATTGGAGTGTCTGAAATGTTGAGGCGTTCAACTGATAATACTGTTGAGTTACTGAGACAGGACCTGCAAATTAAACTTAACGAATTTGAGGAGCAATGGCACTTTGCATCTTTGGAGCGCATATTTATTGAAAACAGAATTTATCGTGATATTGAGGAAGAGGAAACCTGGGAAGGCGTTATTCAAGCAATCGATAAAGGACTTCAACCACATATAAAGCATTTAAAAAGAGCAGTAACCGAAGAGGATATTGTACGTTTAACTGAAATCAGAATCAAGCGTATTTCCAAATTCGATATTGATAAAGCACTTCAAAAAATAGAAGCTCTTGAAGGTCAAATAGCAGAAGTAAAGCATCATTTGGCCAATATTATAGACTATGCGATTGCATATTTTGAAAGGCTGAAAAAAGAATACGGACCTGGAAAAGAGCGTAAAACAGAAATTCGAGTATTTGATGATGTGGATGCTACAAAAGTAGTCATCAGAAACACCAAATTATATGTAAATAGAGAAGAAGGGTTCATAGGAACCTCGCTTAGGAAGGATGAATATGTTTGTGATTGCAGTGATATAGATGATATTATTGTTTTTACTGGGGATGGTAAAATGATGGTCACCAAAGTAGATACCAAAACCTTTATAGGCAAGGACATTATTCATGTTGCGGTGTTTAAGAAAAAAGACAAGCGTACCATTTATAATATGATTTATCGTGATGGCAAAGGTGGACCAACCTATGTAAAGCGTTTTGCTGTAACCTCTATTACTCGTGATAGGGAGTACGATCTTACTAATGGTGCTAAAGGATCTACTATGTTATATTTTTCAGCAAATCCAAATGGTGAGGCTGAAGTTGTAACCGTGTTATTACGTCAGGTAGGTAGTATAAAGAAACTAAAATGGGATTTAGATTTTGCGGAAATCCTAATAAAAGGAAGAGCGTCAAAAGGAAATCTGGTGACCAAATATTCCGTGAAGCGCATAGAGCTAAAAGAGAAAGGTGTTTCGACCTTAAAACCGAGGAAAATTTGGTTTGACGAGGCAGTTCAGCGTTTAAATGTTGATGGAAGAGGGGAATTGCTTGGAGAATTTAGAGGTGAAGATCGTATTTTGATCATTAATCAATCGGGGGTAGTTAAAACAATTATTCCAGAATTAATGGCCCACTTTGACAATGATATGATCATTATGGAGAAATGGGTTCCTAAAAAACCTATTTCGGCCATTTACTATAATGGAGAGAAAGAACTTTATTATGTGAAGCGCTTTTTTATAGAGAATGAAGGAAGAGAGGAAAGCTTTATTCCTGATCACCCGGATTCTCAATTGGAAATAGTTTCTACAGATTGGAAACCTATGGCTGAAGTTGAGTTTACAAAAGAAAGAGGAAAGGATAGAAAGGAAAATCTTTTGGTAAATCTGGAGGAATTTATCAGTGTTAAAGGAATTTCTGCTCTCGGAAACCAACTGACCAAGTTTAAAGTGAACCAGATAAGTTTGTTGGATCCGTTACCTTATGAAGCTCCTGAAGAAGTGCATGCCGATGATTTGGAAGTTGTGGATGAAACCAATGTCTCAGATAAAAAAGAGGAGTCTAACGAAGAAGATGTTTCGGACCAAAAAGATAATGTAGGAAGCGATAACGACGATCAAGGCCAAACGGCTTTGTTCTAATTTTTACAAAATTTATTTTTATAAAAAGGCTAAATCTAATTTTGATGATTTGGCCTTTTTTTTGGTTGGTATAAAACAAGGATTTTATTCATCTCCATATCTTGCGTATTCCTGGCTTGGGTAAGAAAAAAAACAAATACGCGAATTATGAGCAAGTAGGAGAATTTGGCTTTGTTGTTTTTGTGATTTTTACCTGAAAGAAATTTTTTAGTTTTTCTATAGTTTATCTTTTTCTGGAAGTTTTAAAATTTAACAATTCCACAAAAAGTGAAAATGCAATTGCAAAATATAAATACCCCTTTGGAATAGCTCCTATGGTTTGATCAAAAATAGAGGTGTGTGATAAATGAGCTGCTTCCGTAATAAGCATAAATCCAATAAGAATCAAGAATGCTAATCCTAAAACCTGCATACTAGGATGGTTGTCAATAAATTTTCTCACCGGATTAGCAAACAAAATCATTATTCCTATAGAAATTACTACAGCAATAACCATTAACATTAGTGAGTAATTATGGTTTGGATGCAGGCCATTTGTCATCCCCACAGCGGTAAGGATGGAATCTATGGAAAAAATAAAATCAATAATCAATATTTGAAACAAGGCTTGAGACAGTGATTTTATTTTTTTAGACTTAACCGATTGTTCGTCATGGGTTGGATTCTCCACCTTTTCTCGAATTTCTGAAGTGCTTTTGTAAATCAAAAATAAACCTCCAGTGAATAAAATCAAGGCTTGCCAACTAATGCTAATGTGAAGCCAATTGGTGTCTAGAACATAAAAAGGTTGATTCAGACCAATTAAAAAAGACACAAAAAACAAAAGTACAATACGCTGAACCATTGCTAATAAAAGTCCAATAGTAGTCGCTTTTGAACGTTGGTTGTCAGGCAATTTATTTGCGGCAATAGAAATGAATACTATATTGTCAATACCCAGGATTACCTCGAGAAAAGTGAGGGTAAACAGTGCCATGATAGCTTCCCCGGTTAACAAAAATTCCAACATTTACTCTATTTTTTTGGCAATGCCCTTAACAACTCGGTCGGGGCGATTACCTTCCTTTACAGCGTATTTATATTCAAAGGTGTAACTATTCTTTGAAGTGCTAATAATTTTCATGTGGATGGATCTTTTTTCTTGATTAGACTTCGGGTGCAAGTTGGTTAGGATAAACTCGCAATCGTTGATCCATCTAACGGAGGAAGAGTCTATTTTACCTTCGAAATAATCAATACTGTAAGCCTCAGTCCTTACAAATTTACCTGTTTTTTCAACCCCGTCCTCCATATAGTTGAATTGAAAGGTCCCAGTTTTATAATCGTTACAATTGCGTTCAATATTAAAACAGCTAGTAAAAATCAAACAGCTAAAAAGAGTGTAAATTATCTTCATCATTAAGGTTTGGACAAAATTACTAAAGAATTTTATTCTTTATGATATTCTTTAAAAGTTCCATCCGTGTAAAAAATAACAATACGTTCAATATCCTTGCTATTTGATTTTTCGTTGAAGGGAAGAGGTGGTTTAGGGGTTTCTTTAGGGTGGTTTTCTCGTTCAATTATGGGTAGAGAGGTTTGCCCAGAAATAGGAGCGGATTCATTAGGAAATACACCTTTGCCATTTAGGAGCCAATACAACTCTACTTCGGGGTAGGACTGTAGTATTTTTAGGACGAAGTCCAAACTAGGTTTGTTTCTTCCTGATAAAATATGGGAAATACTTGAGCGTTGTACACCTACTTTTTCGGCGAAGGAGGAGGCGCTTTCTCCATAATATTCTATTACTTTTTGCAAGCGTTTAACAAAATCATCGTTGTTTATCATTGTAAACAATTTGTTTGAGGTCTGTTTTTACAAATGTAAATAAATATTGCTTACAAAGGTAAAAAAAGTGGTTTTTAAGTGTTTTTTATTTAATTTTTAACTTTATGTGATAGCATTTAAATTACTGAAAAACAATGTTTTGGTTTTATTGTTTAGTTTTAGATGCAGTATTCGCAATCACTACTAATAAACAGCTTTTATGGTATAGTAAGAGCGTTACAATAGTATACATCTAGCAGTTGAATTATTGTTTACATTTGTAAATACCACTTTGTTTACCTTTGTAACCTAAAATTTAATGATGACTATAAATAGCCTATCGCAACAATATGATCTGATTTGCGAAAAATCACTTTACCATAGATATATTCATAATGCCTCTATTGAACCCTTATTAAAAAACCTGCCTTCTTTTTTTGAAGTAGATGTCATAGGTACATCAGTTAAAGGACAAAACATATATTCTGTAACTTTTGGTAAGGGACCAAAGAAGCTTCTGTTATGGTCTCAGATGCATGGAAATGAAAGTACAACTACTAAGGCTCTCTTTGACGTGTTTAATTTCTTTAAGCAGCCTTCGGAAATTGGCACACAATTATTAAAGAGCTGCACCTTTAAGGTGATAACCATTTTAAGTCCTGATGGAGCAAAGGCTTACACGCGTGTTAATGCTAATGAAGTAGACCTTAATAGAGATGCGCAAAACCTAACACAGCCAGAAAGCATGGTGCTTAAAAACTGTTTTGAATCTTTTAAACCTGATTATTGTTATAATTTACATGGGCAGCGTACCATATTTAGTGCAGGAGCTAATGATAATTCTGCAGTATTATCGTTTTTAGCGCCGTCTCAGGACGAAGCACGATCCTTAACACCTAATAGAAAGGTGGCTATGGAAATTATCGCAGAAATGAACAAGCATTTGCAGGCTGTAATTCCAAATCAAGTTGGGATTTATGATGATAGTTTTAATTTAAATTGTGTAGGGGATACGTTTCAGCATTTGGGAGTGCCTACAATATTATTTGAAGCAGGACATTACCCTGGGGATTATGCAAGGGAAGAAACTAGGAAGCTTATTTTTTATGCTTTAATGGTGTCGTTTCATTACATCGGTACTCAAAATTTAGACGGTTCCAATTTTGAAAATTATTTTAATATTCCAGAAAATCAAAAATTGTTCCATGATATTATTATTAGGGACGCTTTGGTGGACGGAAAAATTTGTGATGTTTGCATTCAGTACGAAGAAAGGCTGGAAGAAATAAGTGTTAAATTTACACCTAAAGTAGCGCGTCTTTCCAAGAGAGGGGAATACTATGCTCATAAAGCTTATAACGCCAATAAACAGAGGGTGTTAAGTGCTAAAAACATGGAGCTGGAAGAGGGTAGCGAAATCGATTTCGTTTTCATTGAAAATCATAAAATATCATTAATAATGTAAAAAAAATGTGATATACTGTATTATCTTCAAAGAAAATCTACTATTTTTGTTTTAAATTTAACAGAACTTAAATATGGCTAAATTCAAATTAGACGAAATCGATCACCAAATTTTGGATATGTTGATCGATAATACTAGGATTCCCTTTACAGACATCGCAAAAAAATTGGTTATTTCCGCAGGGACTGTTCACGTGAGAGTGAAAAAAATGGAGGAAGCAGGGATTATCCAAGGGTCTTCATTAACATTGGATTACAAAAAACTGGGATACTCTTTTATTGCCTACGTAGGGGTGTTTCTTCAAAATACGTCTCAAACTAAATTTGTTTTGGAACGTATAAACCAAATTCCATATGTAACTGTAGCGCATATTACCACCGGAAAATTCAATATTTTCTGTAAAATTAGAGCAAGAAATACGGACCATGCCAAAGATGTAATTTTTATGCTGGATGATATTGATGGTGTTTACAGAACAGAAACCATGATTTCTTTGGAAGAAAGTATTAATGATAAAAAACGTTTAATGCATACAATTTTTAATGAATTGTAATAAGTAATTAACGTTACGTTTTTTTCGGAAAGAGCTATTGTTAAATATTAACGGTAGCTCTTTTTTTAAATCAAAAAAAATGAAAAAGGAAGCTTTATTGCCGGGTGAATACCATGAGTATTATCAATCTTATATAGATAATTCTGGGGAACTTGAACTGTTAATAGGTTTGGAGAATAATGGGGCTAAGGTTGTAGAGTTCTTGGAACAAATTGATTTGAACAGACACTTATACCGATATTCCGAAGGAAAATGGACTATTAAAGAGATTGTCCAGCATATTATTGATACCGAACGTGTGTTTGCCTATAGAGCTCTTTGTATTTCAAGAAAGGATGCGACACCACTTCCCGGTTTTGAGCAGGATGATTATGTGGTAAACAGTAATGCTAATACCAAATCTATGGCCGATTTGATTGATGAGTACAAAAAAGTAAGAGCATCTACGTTATCTTTATTTAAAAGTTTTACGGAGGAGATGTTTTCGTTTGCGGGAAATGCTAATAACTCTAGTATTTCAGTTAGGGCAATTGGTTTTATTATTCTGGGACATGAAAATCATCATTGTAAAATAATAAGTGATCATTACTTATAGCAGGATTTATAAAATTCGAAGGCTTTTAAAATCAACTCATTATCAACCAAACAATCTATTTTAGGCTTCCCTATAGATTCAAGTAATACAAAGTTAATATTACCATGCTCGTTTTTTTTGTCGTATTTTAAAAGCTCTATAATGTCATTGTAGTCACTTTTATTAATGTGCACATATGCATATAGCTTGGTAATCGCTTCTTGGATTTCATGCAAATCACTTTTAGGTAAACCTGTTAACTCTGAAGAGATATAGCATTCTAGAATCATTCCTATGGCAACAGCTTCGCCGTGGAGAAGTTCTGACTTCTCAGGAGAGTTTAAAAAATAAGACTCAATAGCATGTCCTAAGGTATGACCAAAATTCAGGGTTTTACGAAGGTTGTTCTCATACGGGTCCTTTTCAACAATATCATTTTTAATAAGAACGGATTCGTGAATTAAAACATCTAAATCAGCGAGGGTTAAATGTTCGAGGTCACTCATTTTGTTCCAGTAGGATCTATCGTAAATTAGTCCGTGCTTGAGCATTTCTGCCAATCCTGATTTTAATTGATTTTGAGGAAGTGTATTGATAAACGAAGTGTCTACTAGCACCATTTCACCTGAGCTAATAACTCCAATTTGATTTTTTAACGCCGCTAGATCTACACCGGTTTTACCTCCAACCGAAGCATCTACCATGGCTAAAAGAGTAGTGGGAATATTAATGTATTTTATGCCTCTTTTGAAAGTACAGGCTACAAACCCTCCCAAATCTGTTATAACCCCACCACCAAGGTTTAACAGCAAACTTTTTCTATCAGCCTCAAGTTCTGATAAGGCACTCCAAACACCGGTACAGGTTTCAATGTTTTTATGCTCTTCGCCAGGTTCAATTTCTATAATTTCAATTTCAACATCCGTCTCAACTTTTGGTAAAAATTGGGACAAGCAAAGGCCATGTGTGTTAGAGTCCACCAAGACAAAAATCTTGGAGAACTTATTGCTTGATAAATAGCTGTTTAAAGCAAGGTAACCCTCTTCGTTAAAGTGTACTTTGGATGATGCAGATACTATAGAATTCATTACCGGAAAATAGTTAATAATATGCTGTGAAAATAAGTAGTTTTTGGGATAAAATTAGGGAATGAATAAATATATTTGCATTATTTTTTTCAAATGACAACAAAACAATTATTTGACAATACAAAAGTTGCTTTTGAGCTAAAAAGCGACTCTGAGCTTGAACGTGCTTATTTTTTGTTTAAAATGATTTCTCATGAACCTTTGGTGAGAATTGGGACAGCTGCTACGAACTTTGCCTTGAAGGCACATTTACCAGTGGAAGGCTTGATAAGGGCAACTGTTTTTGATCATTTTTGTGGAGGCGTCAATGAAGAAGATTGTTTGAGTGTTATAGATAATATGTATAGCAAAGGGGTTTGTTCTGTTTTGGATTTTTCTGTAGAAGGAAAAGAAACAGAAGCACATTTTGACGGTGCCATGGAAACTACTTTGAAAATCATCCGTTTTGCAGATGAACGAAAAGCCATGCCCATTGCTGTTTTCAAACCAACAGGATTTGGAAGGTTTCATTTATACCAAAAGTTAGGCCAAGGCAAATCGCTTACCGATTCTGAACAAAAGGAATGGGACCGAGTAGTGGAACGCTATGATACGGTATGCAAATTGGCAAAGGAACGAGATGTGGAAATTTTAATTGATGCCGAAGAAAGTTGGATGCAGGATGCCGCAGATGCCCTAGTTGAAGAAATGATGCGTCGTTATAATACTGAAAAACCTATTGTATATAATACCTTGCAAACCTACCGTTGGGACCGTTTAGACTACTTGAGGTCTTTGCATGAACGAGCAAAAAAAGATGGTTTTAAAATTGGGATTAAAATTGTTAGAGGCGCGTATATGGAGAAGGAGCGTGAGAGAGCTGAAGAAAAGGGATACCCGTCTCCAATTTGCGAAACAAAGGAATTGACGGATAATACATTCAACGACACCATGTCTTATTCTTTGGAGCATTTAAATGATATTGCCGTGTTTGTTGGAACTCATAACGAATACAGTTGTTATTTGGCCATGGAATTGATGGAGCAATACAAAATTGAAAAGAATGACAATAGGGTTTGGTTCGGGCAGTTATATGGGATGAGCGACCATATTAGCTTCAATCTTGCTAAAGAGGGCTATAATGTTGCGAAGTACGTGCCTTTTGGGCCTGTAAAAGACGTAATGCCTTATTTAATAAGAAGAGCTGAAGAAAACACTTCTGTTGCAGGTCAAACTACAAGAGAGTTGAACTTGCTAAAAAAGGAACGCTCCAGAAGAAAATTGGAATAAGTTTAGGAGAGCTTTTTTAAAAAGTTGTACCATTTCTTTTTGTTTGGATTTTTTCCGTAGCCATATCCATAACTGTAGCCGTAGCCATTTTTGGATAGGGTGCCATTTAGTATAACGGCCATATTAGGAAGTCTCCCCTCTTTATATAGGGTTTGAGCTATGTGCAATTGTCGTTTGTCTACATTGTTTACACTTACAACATATAGAAACATGTCCGCATATTGACTAATCAAATGAGTATCTGTTACTAGGCCAACTGCAGCAGTGTCTACAATAATGTAATCGTATATTTTTTTAACTTCATTAAATAGGTTTCCTACGCGTTCACTCATAAGTAGCTCTGCTGGGTTAGGAGGGATCGTTCCAGAGGGAATAACGAATAAATTATCATTCCCTTTCATGGCTACTGTTATATCATTGATTTTTAATTCAGGATCACTTATAAAATCTGTAAGACCTTTATGTGTTTTAATGTTAAGATAGTCATCTACTTTCGGCACCCTAATATCGGTTTCTACAATTAAGCACTTTTGTCCAGAAAAGGATATGGATGAAGCTAGATTTACACAGGTATGTGATTTGCCTTCTTGACTGGTTGTAGAGGTCACAAAAATTGTTTTACCCTTTTCTTTCTTAGTTTTAAGTAAAAAATTAATGTTTGTCCTTAATATTCTAAAAGCTTCGGCTTTTGGAGAATAGTCAATCTTTTTAATCAATTTATTTTTGGAACGAATGGACTTTGGAATATGCCCAATATACGGTGCGCTAAGTATTCGTTGTACGTCATCTTTGTCATGCACTTTATTGTCCAAGAGGTCTTTTACGTATATGAAGCCAATAGGAACAGCTAAACCTAGCAGAAATGCTGCCAGATAAATAATTTTTTTCTTTGGAGAAACAGGAGTTGATTGGGAGTAGGCCTGATCTATCACTTTAGCATTTGGCGCAGACATTCCTAATGTTATTGCAGTTTCCTCTCTTTTTTGAAGTAAGTATAGGTAGAGAGACTCCTTAATATCTTGCTGTCTTTTAATATCACGGAATTGGCGTTCTTTGGTTGGGGCAGAATATATTTGAGCATTTATTCTTGCCTCTTCGTTATTAAGGTTGTTAAGGGTGATTTTATTGGTGTTTTCTATATTTTGTAGACTCTGTTTTAAATTTTCTTTGAGCGCCGATATTTGATTGTTTAAATTGATAACAGTAGGGTTCTTTTCACTAGAATTTTTGAGAATTCTATTTCTTTGAAGTACCAATTCATTGTGGCTTTTAGTGATTTGCCCCACAGAATTATCTGAAATACCAATATCGGCTGGAAGTAGATCCGAATTGCTACTATGATCATCCAAATGGTCTTGCATATAATCGATAAGCTCTAATTGATTTGAGGTTTCGATTATTCTTGACTCTGTCTCTTTTTCACTTTGCAAATAGATGTTGGCCTGAGAGGTAAGAGCAGTTAGCTTGTTGGATTTTTGTAAGCTTTCAGCAGTAAAATCAACCTCTTCCAATTCCCTTGAAACCATATCCAATCTATTGGTAATAAAAGCAGAGGTTGCTTCTATAATTTGTTCTTTATCATTGATGACATCTTGATTGTATTTTTCAATAAGCTTATTTAAGACGACGACCGATTTTTCAGGGATTTCTTCGGTAACCGATACCTTAATGACATTGGATTCTTTGCTGCTTTCTATTTTTATTTTACCAAGATATCCTTCGATTACATTATCTAAAGGAGTAATTCTTATTTCAACGTAGGAATCTACTGCTGTTCCATAAACTCCAATATTTGGTGTAAGGATGAATTCTCCGTAATCCCAAGACACTTTGTCTCCAAAATTGTGGATTTCAGAAGGATCGTCCCCTAATTTAAATAGCTTATAGTTATCTGTATAGGAAAGCTCAAACTGCTGAGGGGAAAGGACTTTTATGAATAAAGATTTGCCAACCTTGTCTATGATGCTATCGCTTTCAAGAAAATTAATAGTAAACGGGGGTGCTGTGTAAGCTTCTCCATCCAAAATTTTACCACTCACATATTGTTTGATATTCAGTTTAAGGTCTTTTACAACTGCAGCAATAATTGTACGGGATTTAATTATCTCTATCTCATCATTTACATTGGAAAAGTTATTTGAAAACATCCCGTAATTTTGCAAAGTAGAGATTTCGGCAAGTTTGTTTGAATTTTTATCTTCTTTAATTTTTAAACTTGCAGTAGCCTGATACATAGGGGCGGTATACCTCACTTTTAAAAATGCTATAATAAATGCCACAATCAAACAAGCCACAATTAGTTTCCATCGGGACAAATAGGTCCCAACAACACTATTGACTAATTCTTTGGTATTAACATTTTGGTTTTCCATAGTTGGTTATTTTACTACAAAAATGGCTGTAATTGTAGCGAGGGTAGAAATAGCAGAAATGATTACCGCGGTGTTGGGATTATATGTAGAAGCATTTCTTCGGGCTCTATTGGGTTCAACAACTAGCACATCATTTTGCGCCATGTAATACAGTTGAGAATTGACTAAGTTGACAGAGGTGAGATCCAATCTTGCAAATCGTTTTTCTCCTCCAGATTCTCTTATTAAAAACACATTGGTTCGCTTACCATTGTTGGTTAAATCACCTGCAAGCCCCAACGCCTCACTTACAGATATTCTTTCATCTTGAATGGTGTAGGTTCCGGGCCTATTGACTTCACCTAGAACGGTAATGGTAAAATTAGCAAGTCGAATGTTGACAATTGGATCCTTGATGTATTCGGAAAGGCGCTCTTTAAGATAAGCGGTAGCTTCTGTTCGCGTTAATCCCCCTAGTTTGATGGTTCCCAACACTGGAAATTCAATGTTTCCATTAATATCGATTAGGTAGGTTTGCATTTTTAATTGTCCCTGAGCCCCAATAACTGTAGGGGAGTAGGATACTACTGGAAGATTAAATGGTCTTGAAGCTTCAGGGTCCAATGAGGACACATCAATTGTTAATAGGTCGTCGGTTCCGTAAACCAATTCCGTATTTACAAGGCTAATGTCTTCTTTTTTAACGGGCTCATCCTGGAAATAAACAAAGTCTTTTCTGCTGGCACATGAAACGGTAACCAAAGCAAGAAGAATAAGGAGTTTTACGGCGTTTTTGTGCGCATAAAATTTTCTAAACATTATGAAGTTCATAAAAACGGGACTTTTAAGGTTAGTTTTTTATATCTAAAACTTCAAACTTTGAATTATTCGACAGATATTCGGGAATGATCTCCTTGATCTGAGATACAATTTCTAAATTTTGAACTTTAGAATAAATATTACATAAGTTAATAATTTTATAGCTAATATCCTCTGTGTCTATGGGTTTTATTAAGGCAATCATTATTTTTTCATGGTAGGTGGGCTTTGTTTTTTCACCATCAGCCAGTAGCTCCTCATATATCTTTTCTCCAGGCCTTAATCCGGTTATTTTTATAGCAATGTCTTCGGGGTATCTCAAACCGGAAAGCGCAATCATATTCTTGGCTAAATCAAATATTTTAACCGAAGAGCCCATGTCGAAAACAAATATTTCCCCTCCTTGACCCATAGTTGCCGCTTCAAGCACTAATTGACAGGCTTCTGAAATAGTCATGAAAAACCTAGTAATTTCTTTGTGGGTTACTGTTAATGGACCTCCTTCTTCAATTTGCTTTTTGAACAGAGGGATTACGGACCCATTGGATCCTAAAACGTTACCAAAGCGAGTAGTTATAAATTTGGTGTGCCCTGGTCCATTTTGAAGGCAGTTTATGTAAAGTTCTGCAATCCGTTTTGTTGCTCCCATCACATTTGTTGGGTTAACAGCCTTATCGGTAGAAATGAGAATGAATTTATCTACAGAATACTTAACGGAAAGATTTGCTATGTTTTTGGTGCCGGCAATATTAACACCTACTGCTTCGTAAGGATTGTTTTCCATTAAAGGGACATGTTTGTAAGCAGCAGCATGAAATATGATTTTAGGTTTCGTCCTGTTGAAAATTTCATCCATTCTGTATTCATCCCTAACATCGGCCACTATAGCTGTAAACCGTTGGATGCCTTTCCTGATAAACTCTTGTTGAATATCATATAAAGCAGATTCGGCAATGTCTACAAGAATTAATTTTTTATATTCATATTGGGTGATTTTGCGAGCTATTTCACTGCCTATGGAGCCTGCTGCACCCGTAATCAAAATAATTTCGTCGTTATATTGTTCTTCTAATTCAGGGTTTACGATAGTAATAGGTTCTCTCCCTAATAAATCTTCAATTTTGACATCTTTAATTTGCCCTATGCTCAAATCTCCATCAATCCACTGTTGCACAGGAGGGACAATTTTGACTTTTAATTTTAACTCCAACAAATACCCTGTAATATTCATAAGTCGAGTAGGGTCTATGCTTTGTATG
Coding sequences within it:
- the aroB gene encoding 3-dehydroquinate synthase yields the protein MNSIVSASSKVHFNEEGYLALNSYLSSNKFSKIFVLVDSNTHGLCLSQFLPKVETDVEIEIIEIEPGEEHKNIETCTGVWSALSELEADRKSLLLNLGGGVITDLGGFVACTFKRGIKYINIPTTLLAMVDASVGGKTGVDLAALKNQIGVISSGEMVLVDTSFINTLPQNQLKSGLAEMLKHGLIYDRSYWNKMSDLEHLTLADLDVLIHESVLIKNDIVEKDPYENNLRKTLNFGHTLGHAIESYFLNSPEKSELLHGEAVAIGMILECYISSELTGLPKSDLHEIQEAITKLYAYVHINKSDYNDIIELLKYDKKNEHGNINFVLLESIGKPKIDCLVDNELILKAFEFYKSCYK
- a CDS encoding proline dehydrogenase family protein, with amino-acid sequence MTTKQLFDNTKVAFELKSDSELERAYFLFKMISHEPLVRIGTAATNFALKAHLPVEGLIRATVFDHFCGGVNEEDCLSVIDNMYSKGVCSVLDFSVEGKETEAHFDGAMETTLKIIRFADERKAMPIAVFKPTGFGRFHLYQKLGQGKSLTDSEQKEWDRVVERYDTVCKLAKERDVEILIDAEESWMQDAADALVEEMMRRYNTEKPIVYNTLQTYRWDRLDYLRSLHERAKKDGFKIGIKIVRGAYMEKERERAEEKGYPSPICETKELTDNTFNDTMSYSLEHLNDIAVFVGTHNEYSCYLAMELMEQYKIEKNDNRVWFGQLYGMSDHISFNLAKEGYNVAKYVPFGPVKDVMPYLIRRAEENTSVAGQTTRELNLLKKERSRRKLE
- a CDS encoding tyrosine-protein kinase, which gives rise to MENQNVNTKELVNSVVGTYLSRWKLIVACLIVAFIIAFLKVRYTAPMYQATASLKIKEDKNSNKLAEISTLQNYGMFSNNFSNVNDEIEIIKSRTIIAAVVKDLKLNIKQYVSGKILDGEAYTAPPFTINFLESDSIIDKVGKSLFIKVLSPQQFELSYTDNYKLFKLGDDPSEIHNFGDKVSWDYGEFILTPNIGVYGTAVDSYVEIRITPLDNVIEGYLGKIKIESSKESNVIKVSVTEEIPEKSVVVLNKLIEKYNQDVINDKEQIIEATSAFITNRLDMVSRELEEVDFTAESLQKSNKLTALTSQANIYLQSEKETESRIIETSNQLELIDYMQDHLDDHSSNSDLLPADIGISDNSVGQITKSHNELVLQRNRILKNSSEKNPTVINLNNQISALKENLKQSLQNIENTNKITLNNLNNEEARINAQIYSAPTKERQFRDIKRQQDIKESLYLYLLQKREETAITLGMSAPNAKVIDQAYSQSTPVSPKKKIIYLAAFLLGLAVPIGFIYVKDLLDNKVHDKDDVQRILSAPYIGHIPKSIRSKNKLIKKIDYSPKAEAFRILRTNINFLLKTKKEKGKTIFVTSTTSQEGKSHTCVNLASSISFSGQKCLIVETDIRVPKVDDYLNIKTHKGLTDFISDPELKINDITVAMKGNDNLFVIPSGTIPPNPAELLMSERVGNLFNEVKKIYDYIIVDTAAVGLVTDTHLISQYADMFLYVVSVNNVDKRQLHIAQTLYKEGRLPNMAVILNGTLSKNGYGYSYGYGYGKNPNKKKWYNFLKKLS
- a CDS encoding polysaccharide biosynthesis/export family protein gives rise to the protein MNFIMFRKFYAHKNAVKLLILLALVTVSCASRKDFVYFQDEPVKKEDISLVNTELVYGTDDLLTIDVSSLDPEASRPFNLPVVSYSPTVIGAQGQLKMQTYLIDINGNIEFPVLGTIKLGGLTRTEATAYLKERLSEYIKDPIVNIRLANFTITVLGEVNRPGTYTIQDERISVSEALGLAGDLTNNGKRTNVFLIRESGGEKRFARLDLTSVNLVNSQLYYMAQNDVLVVEPNRARRNASTYNPNTAVIISAISTLATITAIFVVK